The proteins below come from a single Papaver somniferum cultivar HN1 chromosome 11, ASM357369v1, whole genome shotgun sequence genomic window:
- the LOC113320679 gene encoding mitochondrial fission 1 protein A-like → MEAKISNFFESIGSFFTGGDQIPWCDRDIILGCEREIAENGNDTSDEAKNESIMRLSWALVHSRQPEDVQRGIAMLEASLAGALTPLQKREKLYLLSVGYYRSGDYSKSRQLLDRCLEIAPDFRQALSLKKTVEDRIAKDGVIGIGIAATAVGLLAGGIAAAVARKR, encoded by the exons ATGGAAGCTAAGATCTCAAACTTTTTCGAATCGATTGGCTCATTTTTCACTGGTGGAGATCAGATTCCATGGTGTGATCGTGATATCATTCTT GGTTGTGAGAGAGAAATTGCGGAAAATGGAAATGATACTTCAGATGAGGCTAAGAATGAAAGCATCATGAGGTTATCCTGGGCTCTTGTCCACTCAAGACAGCCAGAAGATGTCCAGCGAGGGATAGCTATGCTTGAAG CTTCTCTGGCTGGTGCACTTACTCCACTTCAGAAGAGGGAGAAGCTTTATCTTCTCTCAGTTGGATATTATAGAAGCGGCGACTATTCAAAGAGTAGGCAGCTCTTGGATCGATGTTTGGAG ATTGCACCAGATTTTAGGCAAGCTTTGAGCCTGAAGAAAACAGTTGAAGATCGAATAGCAAAAG ATGGTGTGATTGGCATTGGCATCGCTGCAACTGCTGTTGGGCTTTTGGCTGGTGGTATTGCTGCAGCAGTGGCACGTAAAAGATGA
- the LOC113320876 gene encoding annexin D3-like, with amino-acid sequence MGSVRIPEVVPSPIQDSERLNKAFQGWGTDEKAVVWVLGHRNAEQRKKIRETYQQIYKESLLDRLKSELSGDFEYAVIQWMLDPAERDAKLIRKSLEGLKKKKSAKEFEVLVETTCSYSPHHLMAVRECYCSLFDCSLEEDIFSNVSLPSLKKLLVGLVSSYRYDGELVDESMAKVEASLLRDAIENKQLDHDNMVLILSTRNVSQLKAVFECYYQNYGNPIDQDIKNCGTSDLELTLELVIQCIQAPEKHFAEVMHASMAGFGTDEESLSRAIVSRAEIDMMKVRGEFFNMYNTSLDNAVVDDTSGDYKDFLMTLFGARI; translated from the exons aTGGGTTCGGTCAGAATTCCAGAAGTAGTTCCATCTCCAATCCAAGATAGTGAAAGACTAAATAAAGCATTCCAAG GGTGGGGAACTGATGAGAAAGCTGTCGTATGGGTATTGGGACATAGAAATGCTGAACAAAGAAAGAAGATCAGAGAAACTTACCAACAAATTTACAAGGAATCTCTCCTTGATCGTCTCAAATCTGAACTATCCGGAGATTTCGAG TATGCGGTGATACAATGGATGTTGGATCCAGCTGAACGGGATGCAAAGCTGATAAGGAAGTCTTTGGaaggattgaagaagaaaaagagtgcCAAAGAATTTGAAGTGCTTGTAGAGACGACATGTTCATATTCTCCTCATCATCTGATGGCCGTAAGGGAATGTTATTGCTCACTCTTTGATTGCTCTCTGGAAGAAGATATATTTTCCAATGTCTCCTTACCATCTCTTAAAAAG CTTCTGGTAGGCTTGGTTAGCTCCTATAGATATGATGGAGAACTGGTTGATGAAAGCATGGCAAAGGTAGAGGCATCTTTGCTTCGTGATGCAATTGAAAATAAGCAGTTGGATCATGATAATATGGTGTTGATACTTAGTACAAGGAATGTATCTCAACTCAAAGCGGTTTTCGAGTGTTACTATCAAAATTATGGGAATCCAATTGACCAG GACATTAAGAACTGCGGCACTAGTGACCTAGAGCTAACATTGGAATTGGTGATTCAATGCATCCAGGCACCAGAAAAACACTTTGCAGAG GTTATGCATGCCTCAATGGCCGGGTTCGGAACAGACGAAGAATCACTGTCAAGAGCAATTGTAAGCAGAGCTGAAATCGACATGATGAAGGTCAGAGGTGAATTTTTTAATATGTACAACACTAGTCTCGACAATGCCGTTGTTGACGACACATCCGGAGATTATAAGGACTTCTTGATGACTTTGTTTGGTGCAAGAATCTGA
- the LOC113324374 gene encoding annexin D4-like isoform X1, giving the protein MGDEIGVLTKAFSGFGVDEKLVISILGKWHPEEKKSFRKGCPNLFQEDHRDFEKWDQNYIATLEHEFARFKQAIVLWTMHAWERDARLVRDALSKGAHSYNVLIEIACTRSSEELLGARRAYHSLFDHSIEEDVAYHINNSNRKLLVALVSAYRYEGAKVNDTIAKSEAKILGEAIKNVDRNPIEDDEVVTILSTRSKAHLKIVFDHYKELYGNDIHEDLHDESILKEAVLCLTSPQMYFAKVLDMALAIGANENTKNGLTRVIVTRADTDMKEIKEQYVNLYGVQFLSKIEELTSGNFKDLLLALIQRSE; this is encoded by the exons ATGGGTGATGAGATTGGGGTTCTCACAAAGGCTTTCTCAG GATTTGGAGTGGATGAAAAGTTAGTAATCTCAATACTAGGAAAATGGCATCcagaagaaaagaaatcattCAGAAAAGGATGCCCTAATTTGTTTCAAGAAGATCATCGTGACTTTGAGAAATGGGATCAGAATTACATCGCCACTCTCGAACATGAATTTGCAAGATTCAAG CAAGCTATTGTGCTATGGACAATGCATGCGTGGGAAAGAGATGCAAGGCTAGTAAGGGATGCATTGAGCAAGGGTGCCCACTCATACAACGTACTCATTGAGATTGCTTGCACTAGATCATCAGAAGAGCTTTTGGGGGCAAGGAGGGCTTACCATTCTCTTTTTGACCATTCAATCGAGGAAGATGTCGCCTACCACATCAATAACAGCAACCGTAAG CTATTGGTAGCGCTGGTGAGTGCTTATCGATATGAGGGTGCAAAGGTGAATGATACGATAGCCAAATCAGAGGCAAAAATCCTTGGAGAGGCCATTAAGAATGTGGATAGGAACCCCATTGAGGACGATGAAGTTGTAACGATACTTTCAACAAGAAGCAAAGCTCATCTTAAGATTGTTTTCGACCATTACAAGGAACTATATGGTAACGACATCCATGAG GATCTACATGATGAATCGATCTTGAAAGAAGCAGTTCTTTGTCTTACTTCTCCCCAGATGTACTTCGCCAAG GTACTGGACATGGCCTTAGCAATTGGCGCCAATGAGAACACAAAAAATGGTCTAACTCGTGTCATAGTAACTCGAGCTGATACCGACATGAAAGAGATCAAGGAACAGTATGTTAACTTGTACGGAGTTCAGTTTTTGAGTAAAATTGAAGAGCTAACCAGTGGAAACTTCAAGGATCTCTTGCTTGCGTTGATCCAAAGGTCCGAATAA
- the LOC113324374 gene encoding annexin D4-like isoform X2 has product MNLQDSSTIMIWLDKQQAIVLWTMHAWERDARLVRDALSKGAHSYNVLIEIACTRSSEELLGARRAYHSLFDHSIEEDVAYHINNSNRKLLVALVSAYRYEGAKVNDTIAKSEAKILGEAIKNVDRNPIEDDEVVTILSTRSKAHLKIVFDHYKELYGNDIHEDLHDESILKEAVLCLTSPQMYFAKVLDMALAIGANENTKNGLTRVIVTRADTDMKEIKEQYVNLYGVQFLSKIEELTSGNFKDLLLALIQRSE; this is encoded by the exons ATGAATTTGCAAGATTCAAG CACTATAATGATATGGTTGGACAAACAGCAAGCTATTGTGCTATGGACAATGCATGCGTGGGAAAGAGATGCAAGGCTAGTAAGGGATGCATTGAGCAAGGGTGCCCACTCATACAACGTACTCATTGAGATTGCTTGCACTAGATCATCAGAAGAGCTTTTGGGGGCAAGGAGGGCTTACCATTCTCTTTTTGACCATTCAATCGAGGAAGATGTCGCCTACCACATCAATAACAGCAACCGTAAG CTATTGGTAGCGCTGGTGAGTGCTTATCGATATGAGGGTGCAAAGGTGAATGATACGATAGCCAAATCAGAGGCAAAAATCCTTGGAGAGGCCATTAAGAATGTGGATAGGAACCCCATTGAGGACGATGAAGTTGTAACGATACTTTCAACAAGAAGCAAAGCTCATCTTAAGATTGTTTTCGACCATTACAAGGAACTATATGGTAACGACATCCATGAG GATCTACATGATGAATCGATCTTGAAAGAAGCAGTTCTTTGTCTTACTTCTCCCCAGATGTACTTCGCCAAG GTACTGGACATGGCCTTAGCAATTGGCGCCAATGAGAACACAAAAAATGGTCTAACTCGTGTCATAGTAACTCGAGCTGATACCGACATGAAAGAGATCAAGGAACAGTATGTTAACTTGTACGGAGTTCAGTTTTTGAGTAAAATTGAAGAGCTAACCAGTGGAAACTTCAAGGATCTCTTGCTTGCGTTGATCCAAAGGTCCGAATAA
- the LOC113324335 gene encoding uncharacterized protein LOC113324335 — MGLGFGKAFEQLIDQDSKSWKTDILNALFDEDTVKRITDIRIPIAGKDKLRWEPSNNEVFTIKSAYNSILNENLDVKPTKNNLDICWKTFWRYKLSPRIQYFIWKFLHGWISTKHTLARFTRHKDSSRAIYNGNLETIQYLFFDCHHVRHIWDAVNSRLTIILQGLDLHKWMCSFFLKANISVPKDFSMYESIEDWISAKNIQNSSNNTLRITDKIWKAHANDIYKINFDASFIAKTVLSGWGLICRDSAANNYGLRGGASLAIDPEQAEAQSLLEAVQWACRNGWRKIHLEGDCQNIIATVNGKATSVKWVCTYAHREVNHIADSIAKSPNNLFLLVK, encoded by the exons ATGGGTCTTGGATTTGGCAAGGCATTTGAACAG CTCATTGACCAAGACTCTAAGTCTTGGAAAActgatattttgaatgctttgtttgatgaagatactgttaaaaggATTACTGACATAAGAATTCCTATTGCAGGTAAGGATAAGCTAAGATGGGAGCCTTCCAACAATGAAGTGTTTACTATAAAATCTGCTTACAATTCCATATTGAATGAAAACTTAGATGTTAAgccaactaagaacaacttagacaTTTGCTGGAAAACCTTTTGGAGATATAAACTATCTCCCAGGATACAATACTTCATATGGAAATTCCTACATGGTTGGATTTCTACTAAACATACACTTGCTAGGTTCACTAGACATAAAGATAGTAGTCGTGCTATCTATAATGGTAACCTTGAAACTATTCAATATTTGTTCTTTGATTGCCATcatgtcagacatatatgggatgcAGTTAACTCTAGATTAACTATTATCCTTCAGGGTCTAGATTTACATAAGTGGATGTGTAGTTTCTTTTTAAAAGCAAACATTTCTGTACCCAAGGATTTTAGTATGTATGAGAGT ATAGAGGACTGGATTAGTGCTAAAAATATACAAAACAGTAGCAATAATACACTGAGAATAACTGATAAGATCTGGAAGGCTCATGCTAATGATATATACAAAATAAACTTTGATGCTTCCTTTATTGCTAAAACTGTACTATCAGGATGGGGACTGATCTGTAGAGATTCTGCAGCAAACAACTatggactgcgaggaggtgcatCTCTAGCCATTGATCCAGAGCAAGCTGAAGCGCAATCTCTCCTAGAAGCAGTACAATGGGCATGCAGAAATGGGTGGCGAAAGATTCACTTGGAAGGAGATTGTCAGAATATTATAGCAACTGTGAATGGGAAGGCTACATCAGTTAAATGGGTTTGCACTTATGCTCATAGGGAAGTAAATCACATTGCAGACTCTATAGCAAAGAGCCCAAACAATCTGTTTTTGTTGGTTAAATAA